The Glandiceps talaboti chromosome 1, keGlaTala1.1, whole genome shotgun sequence genome has a segment encoding these proteins:
- the LOC144436607 gene encoding cilia- and flagella-associated protein 100-like, with product MSESARSSSSPVSTVSGKRSHDAVSRQSGRVTFPHSAKSDSHPGTALSATDDMQGDQNPFTMPPENDIFLLRDKERQRKKAERIKQRGLKVHEKTTYASRVNAKRASMRKPMGESDDDLDLEDEKDTDKAVAVKDDPQFTLAVTRDRHVEKENLTDYIAKKREMFLVQYSLGVKRDEMRKLEEIAQAEERKLELAEQYLEEDAAMFDEFLKENDKNSVEAIKIAEAETRAKLEKVGEIKKINAQIMLIKSEISKNEDLLKEYQLYKKFLDHLTPPEWQSDKVIAKAKKRAEKRRDKEDRTLLSGKKKGGTSPTPSVDGRASKSSRQSKSATKVGSAKRSLAVTPSGQDVDSGLDSDSDSDESLDLFFTDPHQLLDIFQELEEQNLSLIQNSQETEEALEEMRQTFVTTKDKMERETDILKQQIDMLNGAITREEEKAADLEHKSKMFSFGEFKAEDQEAMLAQLNKKVEEVYRNCIGDNEANISTLQMLTNIENRLEELFEMIEMMPPERVEAAEKAKEKERRLRLREEKLEQQRIHQEERVRRALERAQADPKKKTGKKLVYRSEPPQTKRKVDKTAQKANKEEEELAYFFT from the exons atgtCTGAAAGTGCAAGATCATCTAGTTCACCGGTGTCAACTGTATCTGGGAAACGTTCAC ATGATGCCGTGTCCAGACAGTCAGGCCGAGTTACATTTCCTCACTCGGCCAAGTCAGACTCCCATCCCGGTACAGCTCTCTCAG CAACAGACGATATGCAAGGTGATCAAAATCCATTCACTATGCCACCAGAGAATGACATCTTTTTACTCCGAGATAAGGAGAGGCAAAGAAAGAAAGCA GAACGTATCAAGCAGAGAGGACTGAAGGTACATGAAAAGACAACCTATGCATCTAGAGTGAATGCTAAAAGAGCATCCATGAGGAAACCTATGGGTGAATCTGATGATGATTTAGACTTAGAAGATGAAAAGGACACAGATAAAGCTGTGGCTGTCAAAGATGATCCTCAGTTCACATTGGCTGTAACCAGAG ATCGCCATGTAGAAAAAGAAAACCTGACAGATTACATTGCCAAGAAGAGAGAGATGTTCCTTGTACAGTATTCACTTGGAGTTAAAAGAGATGAAATGAGAAAATTAGAAGAAATTGCTCAAGCTGAAGAGAGAAAGTTAGAATTGGCTGAACAGTACCTTGAAGAAGATGCAGCCATGTTTGATGAATTCttgaaagaaaatgataaaaattctGTGgaagccatcaaaat AGCTGAAGCTGAGACAAGAGCCAAACTAGAAAAAGTTGGTGAGATCAAGAAAATTAATGCACAGATTATGTTAATCAAGAG TGAAATCTCTAAGAATGAAGACTTACTCAAGGAATATCAACTGTACAAGAAATTCTTGGACCACCTAACACCACCTGAATGGCAGTCAGACAAAGTTATTGCAAAGGCCAAGAAAAGAGCAGAGAAGAGGAGAGATAAGGAAGACAGGACACTACTGTCTGGCAAGAAGAAAGGCGGTACCTCACCAACACCATCAGTGGACGGTAGAGCATCTAAGTCAAGTAGACAAAGTAAAAGTGCTACTAAAGTGGGATCTGCTAAAAG ATCTCTGGCAGTGACACCAAGTGGCCAAGATGTTGATAGTGGTTTGGACTCAGACTCTGACAGTGATGAG TCACTGGACCTGTTTTTCACAGATCCACACCAACTCTTGGATATTTTCCAAGAACTAGAAGAACAAAATTTATCACTCATCCAGAACAGTCAAGAGACTGAAGAAGCCCTTGAAGAAATGAGGCAAACTTTTGTCACTACCAAAGATAAAATGGAAAGAGAGACAGATATCctaaaacaacaaattgatatGTTGAATGGGGCCATCACAAGGGAAGAAGAAAAAGCTGCAGATTTGGAACACAAGTCAAA GATGTTCTCATTTGGTGAATTTAAAGCAGAGGATCAG GAAGCAATGTTAGCTCAACTGAACAAGAAGGTGGAGGAGGTGTATCGTAATTGTATCGGTGACAACGAGGCAAACATCAG TACTCTACAGATGTTAACTAATATAGAAAACAGACTAGAAGAATTGTTTGAGATGATTGAAATGATGCCTCCAGAGAGAGTAGAGGCTGCTGAAAAG GCAAAAGAAAAGGAGAGAAGACTGAGACTAAGAGAGGAAAAACTTGAACAGCAGAGAATACATCAAGAAGAAAGAGTTAGGAGAGCATTGGAAAGAGCTCAAGCTGATCCCAAGAAAAAG ACTGGCAAGAAGTTGGTATACAGGTCAGAGCCACCACAGACCAAACGGAAAGTGGACAAAACGGCACAAAAAGCCAACAAGGAGGAAGAAGAGCTGGCCTATTTCTTTACATAG
- the LOC144436624 gene encoding putative imidazolonepropionase — translation MHKLLVQHAKQAVLVCKNGEKVLKGDAMKNVAVIEEDGKNGISIVIDCNGLIEAIDHDVKIQEKYKETQFTKVIDATGKSVIPGLVDGHTHAVWDGDRVKEFAMKLAGASYMEVHKAGGGINFTVEHTRKASEDRLYELYKERLNRMLTYGTTLVESKSGYGLDVETEIKMLKVIQRAKRELPIEISATFCGAHSIPKGMTADEATDDVINVQLPQVVKLMKNGELEVDHIDVFCEKGVFDLDQTKRILQAGVNEGLAINFHAEELNPMKSAELGAELNARAISHLEEISDEGITAMSKSGSIGVLLPTTAYVLRLNKPPARKLIENGVAVALGTDFNPGVFCLSMPLAMHLACVNLHMSMDEALIAATINAAASVGKSDSHGSLEVGKVGDLVIINAPRWEHLIYQIGGHDHLIQHVVKRGQVVYTKP, via the exons ATGCACAAGCTACTGGTACAGCACGCAAAGCAAGCCGTTCTTGTCTGCAAAAATGGGGAGAAAGTGTTGAAAGGGGATGCTATGAAAAATGTAGCTGTGATTGAAGAAGACGGTAAAAATGGGATTAGCATCGTTATTGACTG TAATGGTTTGATTGAAGCTATTGACCATGATGTTAAAATACAAGAGAAATACAAGGAGACTCAATTCACTAAAGTTATTGATGCTACGGGAAAGTCTGTCATTCCAG GTCTGGTAGATGGACATACACATGCTGTATGGGATGGTGACAGAGTCAAGGAGTTTGCCATGAAG TTAGCTGGTGCTTCATACATGGAAGTACACAAAGCTGGAGGAGGTATCAACTTTACAGTGGAGCACACACGCAAAGCATCAGAAGACAGACTGTATGAATTGTACAAGGAAAGACTTAACAGAATGCTGACTTATGGTACTACTCTGGTAGAAAGTAAAAGTGGTTATGGCTTAGATGTTGAAACtgaaatcaaaatgttgaaagttATCCAAAGGGCCAAGAGAGAACTACCAATTGAAATTTCTGCTACTTTCTGTGGTGCACATTCTATTCCAAA GGGAATGACAGCGGACGAAGCTACAGATGATGTCATCAACGTTCAGTTACCCCAAGTAGTGAAATTGATGAAGAATGGTGAGCTGGAAGTAGATCATATTGATGTTTTCTGTGAGAAAGGGGTGTTTGATCTAGATCAGACAAAGAGAATTTTACAAGCTGGTGTGAATGAAGGACTAGCTATTAATTTCCatgctgaagaactgaacccaATGAAATCAGCTGAG TTAGGTGCTGAATTAAATGCTAGAGCCATCAGTCATCTAGAGGAGATAAGTGATGAAGGAATAACAGCAATGTCTAAGTCTGGAAGCATTGGTGTACTGCTCCCAACCACAGCATATGTACTCAGATTAAATAAACCACCAGCTAGAAAACTGATAGAAAATGGTGTTGCTGTAGCCCTTGGTACTGACTTCAATCCCGGTGTCTTCTGTCTCTCAATG CCACTGGCAATGCATTTGGCCTGTGTTAACCTTCACATGTCTATGGATGAGGCTTTAATAGCAGCAACAATAAATGCTGCAGCTTCAGTTGGTAAATCTGATAGCCATGGTTCACTGGAGGTCGGTAAAGTAGGTGATCTGGTCATCATCAATGCCCCACG GTGGGAACATTTGATCTATCAGATAGGTGGCCATGATCATCTGATCCAACATGTCGTGAAAAGAGGTCAAGTTGTGTATACCAAGCCATAG